The following are encoded together in the Macrobrachium nipponense isolate FS-2020 chromosome 14, ASM1510439v2, whole genome shotgun sequence genome:
- the LOC135226296 gene encoding uncharacterized protein LOC135226296, with protein MTSKKKEPLARFPPPGQNTASNQGPKPHNSTTQQHNNQGPQPHNSTTQKINKNYNHNSTTQQTNKANNHNNYQGLQPQQQQHQETTKAHQQPHSTTPNQQPHKPTPNHSQQHQKSTTAPQQQQQQQPLTITTQQKLTSSTTSQHSSTTTFKHTAQ; from the exons atgacgagcaagaaaaaggaaccattGGCTCGGTTCCCGCCGCCTGGTCAA AACACGGCAAGCAACCAAGGACCAAAACCCCACAACTcgacaactcaacaacacaataaccaaggaccacaaccccacaactcaacaacacaaaaaataaacaagaactacaaccacaactcaacaacacaacaaacaaacaaggctaATAACCACAACAACTACCAAGGACtacagccacaacaacaacaacaccaagaaaccacaaaaGCTCACCAACAACCCCACTCCACAACACCAAACCAACAACCCCACAAGCCCACACCCAACCACTCACAGCAGCACCAAAAAagcacaacagctccccaacaacaacaacaacaacaacccttaaCTAtaacaactcaacagaaactcacaagctcaacaacttCCCAACACTcaagcacaacaaccttcaaacacaCAGCGCAATAA